A window of Prionailurus bengalensis isolate Pbe53 chromosome E1, Fcat_Pben_1.1_paternal_pri, whole genome shotgun sequence genomic DNA:
GGCAGCTcgttggtttgttttgttcactggttGATCCCTTATACCTAGAACCATTCCTGTTCATGGGAGGCACTAAATCCACATTTACTGAATAAAAGTGACTGTTGGTTCACAACCTACAAGTTCcctgggtgaaatctgaaactggctcccaTACACAGAGGtcaaggagagaccaaagaaagaggcagagcactCCAGATTGGGAGGTGGGGGTTTTAATTAGCAAGGGAACTGACATATGAGACTTGTCCTGGGCGACTACAAGACAAGTGGGTCTCTGCACTTGCCCACCAGAATCTTAATAGTTTATGTAGAGGCCTTAAATAGGTTCCGCCACATATACCATCCAGATGGTCTCGACGACACATTGCTCTCTCAAAGCTACTGCTGTGGGAATAGTGTATACTAAGGACAGCCTTCAATTGCCCAGGGCCAGCTTGAGGGTCAGCTGGCACTCACATCTCCAACAGTGACTCTGTGAGATTGCGCCCAGGTGTTTCAGGGCATTTCCTGAGAGGCTGCAGTTTGCTTCTTCATGTGGGGTCCTCTCTTTAAAATCCAACCTAAGTTGTCTCCTGTCTGAAGCTGGCTTCAACGCCTTTGTGGCTCTATAACTCTTCCAATCCTTGACTCCAGGGGCAGATCCAGGCTCTGTGGGGCCAGAGGCTTATACACCTTTGGGACGTctctattgattttattttcttttttaagattttatttttaagtaatctctacacccaatgtggggattCTAACTTACAACCCTcagatcaagggtcgcatgctccaccagttaagccagccaggtgccccttgggacACCTCTTTAAGAATacaaaaaagggggcacctgggtggctcagtcagttaagtgtcggaatcttgatttcggctcaggtcacgatctcatggtacctgggttcgagcccacatgtGGGGCTtcgagctgacagctcagagcctgcctcgaattctctctctctccctctccctttctgcctctccctcactggtgctctctcgcgctttcaaaaaataaataaacttaaagaattttaaaaactccacATAACTATGAAAATGAGCATTTGCTTAGTTTGGGGAAATAAACCACAGCACGATACTGGAATCTTGGGAGattggtttccctccctcttgaGATCTCTGTGAACAATGTACTTGAAATATTTCCTGACGGCAACCTGGTTTCCTCTCTGCACAGAGACTACCGACTGCAGCCTTTCCAGCCCTATTGGCCTCACAGTAAACCCTTGACACTaggtctccctccttcctccccttctctcctgtctGAAGACCATCCTCTGGCAACTCTACCCAGCTGCCATGCAgaactctcctcctcctccctccctcaaactGGTTCTGAGTGGTGTGGAGAGCATCCCACGGAGCCATAAGACCAGGCCTCTGTCATTACTTCCTCGTATGTCCTTGGAACATagagggcctcagtttccccaactgtgaAATGGGGACTTGGACAGAGTTGCCCTGTGGCTTCCCACAAGAGGATCCTTGGAGTGGATGGGCACCAGGAGGGTTCCAGGGACTCTGAGTCCTGGGGCTCCCACCTCCGTCcctgtaatttatttcttttaatgtttatatttattttgagagagagagagagagagagagagagagacagtgcgagtggggaaaggacagagagagagagggagaaagagaatcccaagcaggctccatccacactgtcagcacggatccagatgtggggcttgaactcacaaaccgtgagatcatgacctgagccaaaatcaagagtcccacgctcaaccgactgagccacccaggtgctatgTCCTATAACTTACTAAGAGGAAACTCAGGTGTGTGTTCTGCCTTCGCCGCTATCTCCAGGGTAACCAGGCTGAAGCCATTCTCTGCTGTCAGGGTCAAAAGGGCATCCGTGAAATCGGCTTTCAGGTCCGCCTCGCCCTCCACCAACTGACCTGGGAATTGTTGAGATCTGGAAATAAATAGCTTCACCTGCTCCCCCAGCCTCCGAGCTCCGCCCCACCTCCTCAGCAGGACACGCCCTACTCCTTACAAAATCTCGCGAGGTTCCCGAACCTAGTAAATACTTTGGCCTTTCTGCCGTTCCGTAGCTCGGGGCCGCAGGCGCTGAACTACTGTTTCCGGGTCGCAGCCAGGTAAGGCTCCGCGGCGGCCCTAGCGGAACCTAAGCCCAGAGGTCTCAGTAAGTAGaagaccgctcagagcctgagtGTTTCCCTCTAGTGTTCTCCTTTGATTCCTTTAAGACCCTGGTACAGCCTGGCAGCAGGGCCCAGGATTTCTGGATTCCCAACCCTATGACTCAGGGGCTTTTGTCCAGTTTCCCTGCTCAGGATTTGGATTCAGTTCAGCTGTTCACCGCTCCGTCTGAGAGATGTGGAAACCGGGGCTTAGCGCATAGCCCCGAGGCCCCGTGCCCTCCCCCGGGTTCCTCTGGATCAGCACTGAGACCCCGTCCCTGCGCCAGGTCCCCTCTCCTGGGCCTTCGGCCTCAGCCACATAACCCCTCGGTCACCCACGCCTCGTCTTCCTGGCTGTCCGCAGGCCTGGGCAGCATGGCCGTATTCCGGTCGGGCCTCCTGGTGCTGACGACGCCGCTCGCCTCCCTGGCCCCTCGCCTGGCCCCCATCCTGACCTCGGCGGCCCGGCTGGTGAATCACACGCTCTACGTACACCTACAGCCGGGCATGAGCCTGGGGGGCCCGGCCCAGCCCCAGTCCAGCCTCGTGCAGGCCACGTTTGAGGTCCTGGATTTCATCACGCACCTCTACGCTGGCGCCGATGTCCACAGGCACCTGGATGTCAGAGTTCTGCTGACCAATATAGGAGCCAAGAGcgcctttctccctccccttcccagctcagTCCAGAACCTGGCCCACCCACCGGAAGTGGTGCTCACTGACTTCCAGACACTGGATGGGAGCCAGTACAACCCGGTCAAACAACAGCTAGAGCGTTATGCCACCAGCTGCTACAGTTGTTGTCCCCAGCTGGCTTCGGTGCTGCTATACCCCGATTATGGGCCCGGAGAGCTGTCTGTGGAGTCCCTGGATGTCCCCTTACCATCCACCATCAGGCCAGCCTCTCCCGTGGCCAGGTCTCCAAAGCAGCCAGTGCGTGGCTACCACCGTGGGGCTGTGGGTGGCACGTTTGACCGCCTGCACAATGCCCACAAGGTGTTGCTCAGTGTTGCGTGCATCCTGGCTCAGGAGCAGCTTGTGGTGGGAGTAGCGGACAAAGACCTGTTGAAGAGTGAGTGAGAGATACTCTGGAGTAGAGCAGGGGAGGACCCTCAAAACTCCTTAACCTTGCCCCCAGTGCCAAGACtgaggagggggggggagcaTCCTTTACTTCCCACCCCTCCCGTATGTAACAGCACCTGGCACCCAGTGGGTGTTAAGGAAACTATGTTAAACGAACAAGTGCAGCTTTCTCCGTGTGTAATCTACTCACCACTCAAATCagaatttccccaaatgtggAACTAAGGAAATCTGTACTTTTGAGAAGTTCTCCGGGTCATGAACCCTAAAGATTGAGACCCTGGGAGTAAATGGATGAGTGGGTTGTGGGTTGTAGGTAGTGTGTTAGGGCTACAGCAAGAGGAGACTCGTGGTTGGGGTGGTTCTTGGAATTCTCCATCTGACTCTGATGCTCCCTGGCACTGCTCATTTCTAGACACATGCCAGCCCCTGCCATGACTGTCGTGCTTGCTGGCTGCCCCCTCTTCACTGCTCCCCTGACATACAGCACTTCCCAGCTTAGCCCTTTCTTcctgccacccacccccctctGGAGATTGGATGCTTAGGGATAGTCTTCCCCAAACTTGACTATACCTTTCCTCCCCAGTAAAAAGATCTCACTGGGCTCCTTCCCCAGGCAAATTGCTCCCTGAGCTGCTCCAACCCTACACAGAACGCGTGGAACATCTGAGTGAGTTCCTGGTGGACATCAAGCCCTCCTTGACTTTTGATATCACCCCCCTGCTGGATCCCTATGGGCCCGCTGGCTCTAACCCCTCCTTGGAGTTCCTGGTGGTCAGCGAGGAGACCTATCGTGGGGGGATGGCCGTCAACCGCTTCCGTCTTGAGAATGTAACCCCTGAGGGAGACTGGCAGAGGGAGtggatggggctggggaaggcCATGTAGGGGGCTGTTGGAAGTACCGTGAccctagaggagggaagagaggacttGGGGTGGTGAGGAAGAGGCGAGAAGGAACTGTTTCCCAGCTTGCCCTTGGAGGCAGGCTCTACCTCTGGGGAGGATAAGGGGGCAGCTCAGATGTCATTGTCCTCCTGCCCCTCgttccctctcctcacccctcctctttAACCTCAGGGTCTGGAGGAGCTTGCCTTGTACCAGATCCAGCTGCTGAAGGACCCAAACCATACAGACAATGAAGAGGACAAAGTCAGTTCCTCCACCTTCCGCCAACGAATGCTGGGAAAGCTGCTTCGGCCTCCATATGTatgcctgccctctctctcctctgcttgggTGGGCTGGAAATGCTGGAGAGTAGACTGAAGATTTCAGTCTCAAGCATGAGTCTGAAGACCCTAGTAACTGGGGTTCCCTCTCCTCTACCTCCAGAAGAGGCCCGAACTCCCCACACAGCTCTACGTGATTGGACTGACGGGCATCAGTGGCTCTGGGAAGAGCTCAGTAGCTCAGCGGCTTAAGGGCCTGGGGGCGTTTGTCATCGACAGTGACCACCTGGGCCATCGGGCCTACGCCCCAGGGGGTCCTGCCTACCAGCCTGTTGTGGAAGCCTTTGGAGCAGGTAATGCCTGGGGAGGGCTAGAAGTGGCCTGAAAAGTGAGGGGATGGCCTGGCCTCCTTGCCCAGTCCTGTGTCTCTCGTCCAGATATTCTCCATAAAGATGGCATTATCAACAGGAAGGTCCTAGGCAGCCGGGTGTTTGGGAACAAGGTAAGCACGCTTCTCTCCAAGGACTCCTCAGCTGCTACTAGAACCAGCGGTTGGGACTGAATGGACCTTTCTGGTCTGGTTTAGAGTGCGTTTCCACTCATCTGTTCCCCACCACCTCCTCTCTCGGGCTGGCTCCATCTCCAAGGGAAGGTAAATCGCCTgcttcctctgttcccctcctcaGAAGCAGCTGAAGATACTCACGGATATTGTGTGGCCAATTATCGCAAAACTGGCTCGAGAGGAGATGAACCAGGCTGTGGCTGAGGGTGAGTTGGAGGGTTGATGGGAGGAGCCAAGGGGGACATTAAGCAGATTCTCCTCCTAGGAGCTTCCTCACCCCAAGCCAGACCCTCCACTTCCTTGGGACTAGGCTTCACCGGCTCTCTGGTGGCAAGTGGCAGTGTGCTGCTGGCAGTGACTGGGGTCTCCCCGCAGGAAAACATGTGTGCGTGATTGATGCCGCCCTGCTGCTTGAAGCCGGCTGGCAGAACATGGTGCATGAGGTGTGGACCGTTGTCATCCCTGAGACTGAGGTATCTGGACCCGTCTCTCACCCCATCCCCACTGCACACCGCAGCCCGCTCTGAGCCAGTGGGCTGACCGATGCCTTCTCCGTGCCCAGGCTATACGACGCATTGTGGAGAGGGATGGCCTGAGTGAAGCTGCAGCTCAGAGCCGGTTGCAGAGCCAGATGAGTGGGCAACAGCTCGTGGACCAGAGCCACGTGGTGCTGAGCACCCTATGGGAACCGCATGTTACGCAATGCCAGGTTGGTGCCCGGGAAAGGGCTGGGTTGTAGGGAAGGAGTCTCCGGTGGGTGCCTGCCTgactctgtcttctcttcctcctgacACTCTGTCCTGCCCAAAGGTGGAGAAAGCTTGGGCTCTCTTGCAGAAGCGCATCTCCCAGACGCCGTAAGGCCCATGGCTGACAATGTGTTCTCCTTGGGGCCACAGTGGCCCTGGAGCTGCCCAGAGATTCAGCGGTGAGGAGGAATGGGGGCCTGGGTGCTCGTCCTAGCTTGGGCCTAGAGACTCTGAACCAGACTGGGAAGGGCAAGGCTGGGCCTGGTGGACACAGGAAGTCTACCCAGCTTGCTGGTGTTTGGCCATCGCTGAGGATGCGACTCAGAGGGGAGCAGGCCCCTCTGGCATTTTGTGCCTACTCTTGCCCACAGTGTCTGTGAAACCCTCGGCCCACTGCGGCCAGGGCAAACACTGGAACTTGTAACAATTAAAGGTGAATGTTGCCAGGTGCTGCCTGTATGTCTGCGTCCTGCCCCAATGCCTCTAGGTATCTTTCTTTGGAAGCCTTGAGCTGGAAGCCTGGAGTGCAGTGGTTCTGAGCATAGCTTTTGCAGCTAGCCAGATTGAGGTCAGCCTTGACCCCATCGCTGACTAGCTGTCTGCTTTGGGAGAAGCTACAGACTTTCTAGGTTCCTCGGTTTCTGTATCTGTGAAGAGGCTTAACTGGGCTAACGGGCTCTTTGAAAGCGTTTCTTCCACTGGTCTCCTGCCAGGTACCAGGCTACGTGTTGGAGGACCGGCCTTCCACGAGCCAGGCGGGGCCTCCGGCCTCACGGACCTGGCAGCCGTGCTGGGTGGGCCGAGGGGGCCAGGACTGCAGGGCCGGCAGGGTGGGGTTGGACACAAGTCCCTGGAAGCCGCGGGTCCAGCACAGCGCGTGCACACAACTCTCGGAAATACTACTTGGACGAGCCTTTGCGGGgactccattttacagaatgtGCGTCATGTCGCGGTGTGGGCAAGTGAGGACAACGTCTGTGTCAGCCCCGACACCAGTCTCCGCAGCtcctgactctcggtttcagagTTTTCCGGGTGCGCATGCGCGGGCCGTGCCCCGCCCTCCGCCTCTCATTCGTGGGTTGGTGGGTTTGGGTCACGTGGAAGTGCCTCGCCTCTTCCTCGCGGCAGGGGGCCCGCCCGCTGGCTGGTTTCCGGTTCGGTGGGTTGGAGATGACGGAGCCGGTCGCCTCTCCGGACGACCCCTGGGTCAAGGCAAGCCCCGCGGGCGCGCACGCCGGCGAGGGGAGGGCGGGTCGGGCTCATGCACGTGGGGGGTCCCGAAGACTAGGGGATTCCCTGCAGTCCCCAAAGGTCCCCCCGCCCTCCGGGCCCTGGGGCTGCAGAGAAGACAGCCCTCACCCTGCGCGTGCCAAGGTGGGGAGACAAGTGAGGCGTGTGTGCACGAATGTGAGGGGACTGggcttgcggggggggggggggacggtggaggagggagggggtgggggcggaggggcggTGCTCCTATGGCCTATCTGCTTACTGCTATCGGGGCAATCCTGCAAACCCCTGCGCACCCCaggcgcgcgcgcgtgcgtgtgtgtgtgtgtgtgtgtgtgtgtgtgtgtaagtctaAGTGAACGTACATGCGTGCATCCTGCTATTGCCTGCGctctcggggtgggggtggggtgttgggGCGGGTAGAGGTGTGTGTGGTAGGGGTGTATGGTGTGTGTACGAGTGCGCACGCGCTCAGAGTGAGAGGAGGTGCCCAGTCCCGGGCGGAGGTCTGATGAGCTCCTTTGCTTGGTGTCACAGGTGGAGTATGCCTACAGTGACAACAGCCTGGACCCCGGTGAGTACCTCTCCCACGGTCTCTAGCTCCCTGGTGACACTCCTGCCACAGTCCTGTGGATTCCCGTGGTCTTGCCAGCCACACCTGAGCACAGTCCACTGTCCCTGAGCGGAGTTCCTGCCCTGAGACAATGAGGGAGGAGCTGCATAAGGGGCAGGAAGCATAAGGGTATAATTCCTGCTGCTCTGAAACaaggaaatgatgaaaatagTGGGAGCTAGCCATTCTGTCACCCTCGTTGTGCCTAGATGCCACTTTGTGAACCGGTGGTATCATTGCAGGCCCCTGGAGCAGCAGAGACACCAGAGACAGGAGCACTGTGGTGGGGCACAGCAGGAAGTGGATGACCCAATATGGGTAGCTTTTGGGTTGAAAGGGAGAGGTCAGCATTTAAGGATCAGGAAGCCATTGTACACACAGGTGTCTGAAGGTCTAACAGTGTCCTCCTGTCCTACCCCTTAGTGATTGGGACCTCTCTTTTACAGGGCTTTTTGTAGAAAGTACCCGAAAGGGGAGTGTAGTGTCCAGAGCTAATAGCATCGGTTCCACCAGTGCCTCTTCTGTCCCCAATACAGGTAGGCAGCAACATGCCcccacctgggggggctcagatATACCATCATTTTAGTATATTTCCTAGACAGGAAGCTCCAGTCATCCACACGGGGGTGCTGGAGGCCTAGCGTTAGACACAGGGTCTCACCATCTTTCACCTCATCTAGAATATTAGACGGTTCTGTCCGTTTGCTGTCTCTGAGCACCAGTTTTTTCTTCCCCACTGGGGCAAGGTGGGTTAGCTGGGCCCACTGGGCTTCAAAATGACCTCTTCCTGCCCCCAACTTTGAGCGTAGATGATGAGGACAGTGATTACCACCAGGAGTCCTACAAGGAGTCCTACAAGGACCGGCGGCGGCGAGCACATACTCAGGCTGAGCAGAAGAGGAGAGACGCCATCAAGGTGACTGGGGAGGCCTATACCTCAGCCAATGCAGGAGGGCCCTGTGTATTTCAGATCTACCCTGCCCTCATCAGTCCCCAGCATCCTTGGTGGCAGCTGCTCTAGTCCCCGGATATGAACACCTCCTTTTTTCTAGTCCCCTACCCCTTTGAGTTTGTGAGCATGGAACTTGGGTTCACAGAAAGTTTTGTGCCAGTTTGCCTGAATCCCTTGGAGTTAAGGAACCCTTGTTTTCCCTCCTGTCTCCACAGAGAGGCTATGATGACCTCCAGACCATCGTCCCCACCTGCCAGCAGCAGGACTTCTCCATTGGCTCCCAAAAGCTCAGCAAAGCCATCGTTCTACAGAAGAGTATGGCCAGGGAGAGCACTGGGAGTGGTTGGGGCCAGTGGTGCTGTGAGGAGGCCAGAGCCTTACACTCACTTTCGGCCTGGCCCCGGTGGGCTGATTATAATGGGAGAgttgaggaaagggaggaaggggaaacaaAGTAAACCTTGTCCTTCTGGCTGAGACATCCTCTGTGCCCACCCTCACTGCAGCTATTGACTACATCCAGTTTTTgcacaaggagaagaaaaagcaggaggaggaggtgtCCATGCTACGCAAGGACGTCACGGCCCTAAAGATCATGAAagtgtaagggggggggggggatgctgagCTCGGGGAGCCAGGGCTTCTGAGGGGACTTTGAAGCTGACTTCAGTTCATACCTTTCTCTTGTTCAAAGGCCACATCAGATAATCTCATTCCTGTAGGTGGCTACTTAGGGGTAGGACTCTGCACCCCAACAGTCCCTGATACCTAGCAGATACTCAAAGTGCCTGTGGGATTagcgaggggtagagagaggggtcACCCATTTCTGTCCCAGCAGCTCTCCGGGAACCCCTTCCCGGGGCCGGGGGAGTACATAGGGTGACCTGAGCTGCTATAGCACCTTAGCCCTGTCCTACTCGCTTTCAGGAACTATGAGCAGATTGTGAAGGCACACCAGGACAACCCCCATGAGGGAGAAGACCAGGTCTCTGACCAAGTCAAGTTCAATGTGTTTCAAGGCATCATGGACTCACTGTTCCAGTCCTTCAATGCCTCTATCTCCGTGGCCAGTTTCCAGGAGCTGTCAGCCTGTGTCTTCAGCTGGATTGAGGAGCACTGTAAGCCTCAGGTATGGGGCAGCAGTGGTCAAGGGGTGcggattttctgtcttccttcaggCCAAGTGACCCAAGTCCTAATTTGTTCAGAGAGGGAAGGTGGCAACTTTTAGGTTTCTGGAGGGTCTCTTCTTTGCTTCCTGGCCCACATTTTCCTGTTAAGGTTTCATTTGGCAAGAATGATGTGGGCACTTAACTCAGGCAAGGCCTCGCTCTGGCCTTTGTTAGCTCGCGTTATGGCTGCCTAGTATGTAAGCCCTCATCACTCATAGCAGAATCACGTGGAATTTCTAGAAAGATTCCTGGCTCCCACCCCCAGGCCCACTAGTTTTCCCTGGGGTTTGTGATTATTTGTAATGGAGCCGTGTGTTAATGGTATTGCATGGAGTTTCTGAGGCTTGACTTGCATCTCACTTTTTTGTTTCCTGACATTTTCTAGAACCACTTTAAGTGTCCTGTGACACAGAGTGGACACTCCTGTGCCCACCACCTAAACGCTACCATTCCCATTTCTTGTATTTGCTTTACCACATAGCTGTCCATGTCTCcatccctttctctgtcctgtctcGGGGACATTTCAGAGTCGACTGTAAACGGTGTTTCCCAGGGGCTTTTTCTGTTGTACTCAAGAGCATGACTGGTCCAGGCAGGTATCTGAGCCTCTGTCCTCACGTGAGCATCACTCGTGTCTTCCTCTGCTGCCCCCGCCAGACCCTACGGGAGATTGTGATTGGCGTCTTGCACCAATTGAAGAACCAGCTGTACTGACTGGGTTTTGGAAGCTGCAGAAGAGCCAACAAGAGGCCAGAGTCTCCTACTTGGCCACGGAGCCACTGGGCTTATGAGATTGGACTGCGACACTGCACACCAGTCAGCTGGTTCTCAGTGTTTGGCTCCCCAGCACCCCTTCATCCTCACTGGGGCTGGGGTATTTGTTTTGTGAAAGCTTTAATTTATTATACTGACCACAGAACTTGAGCTTACtgtctttccccttctctgtagAAGTCTTCGGGAGGGGGGACCCTGTTCTGgggacacccccctccccccataagaGCTCCTGGTCTCTCCCCTTCTAATCCTCAGATTTTTGCTCCTGATTACACATATTGGGAAGCTACTGTTTGCATTTGGTTTGGTCTCTTGGGCAACATTTGGCCCAAGTTTGGCCATTTTGGCAGTAGTTGGATGGGAAGGGAGGAACATGAGGAAATACTCCCACAGCCAAGAGGGGTGAAAGGCCTCCTTGTGCCTCGGCTAGGGCTGCCTGGTCAGCCCAAGGTGAGATCAGGCCTCTTCTGGCCAGCTCAGGGCAGGGCTACTGGGTTCCTGCCCTCACTTGCTACTGcatcccctctccttcctcccccacatACTCCTGCCCCCTCTGTCCCCGCAGGCAGGAGCATAGCACAGAGAAGTTACATGTGACACAGCActacatattaaatttttaatattctaaacaCCAACATCGCAATTTTGCTAAAGTTACAATTTTTGAAAGTGAACTGGGCCTCAAAATCACTCCCAGCCATCCTGTCGAGCATATCTGGGTCTCCACCATCTCAGTGCTGCTTGTGTTTCTCCCAGGACTTGGGAGTGGCGTGAAGGGGTAGAGAAGATACTTTAAAGGCCTCCTGGGGTACAGAGCCCAGAAAAGTCCTGGGTAAAGCCTTGGGCTCCTCGAATGCTGTGTATACTAGCTTCTCTCTACCCGGTAGCCTTCCTCAGGGTTGACAGCTGGGAGGTTTGGTTATCCAGaggaaattaagtatttttatatcaaattatAGTACAATAAATACTGCCAAATGCTTTCCTTTAGCGTTGTTCCAAGTTTAAGCGCAAGCAATTGGAATCTAGATGATGAAACGAGCATGACAACCATCCACTCCGGGCCTGCTCACTCCCTGAGCCCTGTATTCTGGTTCATGCCCCCTCTCCCAGCTGCTCTGCTCAAAGGTGGAAAGCAGCAGGAACAAAGAAGCCAACCTGAAGGAGGCAGCCAGTCCAGGACGTTGCTTCCATTCCCCCATCCTGCAGAGGACTCCTCAAGGGTCTGGGAGCTTCACGTTGTAATCTTCATCAGTCTCTATCCCAACTTCCTCCTGGGGCAGGGAGACCAGTAAACGAGACCTCCCTGGACGAAGACCCCAGGGTGgcaaggaggggagagacagagagaaccacTTACAAAGAACTGCTTCTTGCTCTTGGGGTATCCTTCAAGGATCGCATCAGACAGTTCTGTTGCCTGACAAGAAACAAAACCACCCCTTTTCAGACGGGCGGCACTGCCTGGGGGACCCATGACCTCAGGCAGCAGTTTCTCCGGTGGCTGCCGTTTTCCAGGGCCTGCTGCAGAGCTCACGCACTCACCATCCTCTTCCGCTTCCTCCATTCCTTGCAGtacttctgcctctctctgtacACCTGCACAGGGAAACAGCTTGCTCTAGCCCCTCAGGGGCTGCTGGGGGGCAACCTCGGCCTCACTCCAGACCTGCACAGGCAGACCTCCCCGCTACCACCCTTCCTCCTGACtcacctgctctttctcttctggaGTCACATGGTTGGTGGCTGCTTtgatgttcttcagtctctctctgtAGCCAGCACATTCCTTCTTCAACTCCTGGATCTCTTTCTGCATCTCCGGTGTGGTCAGGGCACTAGTTAACTCCTTCAGCTCTGAAACCACATCTCCCTGAGGTCGCTTCTTACCCTGATGATGGGGTTTTGTCTTTCCCAGAGGGTGCTCCCTGAGGTAGGAGACTGGGCCCCTACCTTGCTCTAGGTTCTACACCCAGGGTCCAGAATGAGTTCCAATATTCTGGAAATTGCGCTCAGCAGAGATTAAGGCTTATAGAATTACCAGTTCagtctgcttttctttcctcttccatctACAAGCAGTGGTAAAGTGTGAGGTTGAACAGACTGTTCCCTGTAGCCAGTtaaagaaacaggcacagagggaGTGTGGGCACAGTACACTGATAATGTCAGGGAAAGCAAATGCGTGTCTTGCCCATTTATATTCAAAAGCCATTAGCTGTTTACGTCTCTTGTAACATAATGCCAGTGGCGGCCCAGCCCAGCTCTCCACTGCAGCGAGACAACATTGCGGTCAGCAAACCATTCACTTAGGGATTCCTGCCCTCTGGACTGACCCTCGCGCCAGGGGCCCCTTCCGGCATCCGCCCAGTCCTACCGGCCTCCATGTGGCGGCAGCTCTGCTGGAGGCTCTGCACCTTGGCAGTGAGGGCCACGATTTTGGTGTCCAGGCCTTGGAGGTCAGCGTCACTCACCATGTCGAACTGGTCCTGCCAGAGGTGAGACGACAAACAGAAGTGGGTGGGTGTGATGTGAAGCCACATCTGGGCAGGCCACATCACATCCGCTCAAGAACCTGGGGCTCCCCAGCCCTCCAGGGGGCCTGGGAGAACAGCGGGAGGGTCCCTGTGAGACACCATTCAGTTCGGTACTggtcccaacaaacaaaaaggtataaaaaagttaaaacctGATGCCTGTCCTCAAGGGGTTTCAGGATACTGAACAGGGCAGAAATCTTAGTTTAGTGGTAAAACCACTCACTGGGCTAAAAGAGTAAAGGAACATTCTTCCCAAGGTAGTGATACCTAAATTACACATTTCCACAGTAGGAAGAACCTGGGCAGGTCAAGAGTTGTGGTGGGTGGTATTGAAGGGACT
This region includes:
- the MLX gene encoding max-like protein X isoform X2; its protein translation is MRGPCPALRLSFVGWWVWVTWKCLASSSRQGARPLAGFRFGGLEMTEPVASPDDPWVKASPAGAHAGEGRAGRAHARGGSRRLGDSLQSPKVPPPSGPWGCREDSPHPARAKVEYAYSDNSLDPDDEDSDYHQESYKESYKDRRRRAHTQAEQKRRDAIKRGYDDLQTIVPTCQQQDFSIGSQKLSKAIVLQKTIDYIQFLHKEKKKQEEEVSMLRKDVTALKIMKVNYEQIVKAHQDNPHEGEDQVSDQVKFNVFQGIMDSLFQSFNASISVASFQELSACVFSWIEEHCKPQTLREIVIGVLHQLKNQLY
- the MLX gene encoding max-like protein X isoform X3 translates to MRGPCPALRLSFVGWWVWVTWKCLASSSRQGARPLAGFRFGGLEMTEPVASPDDPWVKVEYAYSDNSLDPGLFVESTRKGSVVSRANSIGSTSASSVPNTDDEDSDYHQESYKESYKDRRRRAHTQAEQKRRDAIKRGYDDLQTIVPTCQQQDFSIGSQKLSKAIVLQKTIDYIQFLHKEKKKQEEEVSMLRKDVTALKIMKVNYEQIVKAHQDNPHEGEDQVSDQVKFNVFQGIMDSLFQSFNASISVASFQELSACVFSWIEEHCKPQTLREIVIGVLHQLKNQLY
- the MLX gene encoding max-like protein X isoform X1, producing the protein MRGPCPALRLSFVGWWVWVTWKCLASSSRQGARPLAGFRFGGLEMTEPVASPDDPWVKASPAGAHAGEGRAGRAHARGGSRRLGDSLQSPKVPPPSGPWGCREDSPHPARAKVEYAYSDNSLDPGLFVESTRKGSVVSRANSIGSTSASSVPNTDDEDSDYHQESYKESYKDRRRRAHTQAEQKRRDAIKRGYDDLQTIVPTCQQQDFSIGSQKLSKAIVLQKTIDYIQFLHKEKKKQEEEVSMLRKDVTALKIMKVNYEQIVKAHQDNPHEGEDQVSDQVKFNVFQGIMDSLFQSFNASISVASFQELSACVFSWIEEHCKPQTLREIVIGVLHQLKNQLY
- the MLX gene encoding max-like protein X isoform X4; this encodes MRGPCPALRLSFVGWWVWVTWKCLASSSRQGARPLAGFRFGGLEMTEPVASPDDPWVKVEYAYSDNSLDPGLFVESTRKGSVVSRANSIGSTSASSVPNTDDEDSDYHQESYKESYKDRRRRAHTQAEQKRRDAIKRGYDDLQTIVPTCQQQDFSIGSQKLSKAIVLQKTIDYIQFLHKEKKKQEEEVSMLRKDVTALKIMKVNYEQIVKAHQDNPHEGEDQVSDQVKFNVFQGIMDSLFQSFNASISVASFQELSACVFSWIEEHCKPQAGI
- the LOC122485612 gene encoding homologous-pairing protein 2 homolog — protein: MSKGRAEAAAGAPGILLRYLQEQNRPYSAQDVFGNLQREHGLGKAAVVKALEQLAQQGKIKEKMYGKQKIYFADQDQFDMVSDADLQGLDTKIVALTAKVQSLQQSCRHMEAELKELTSALTTPEMQKEIQELKKECAGYRERLKNIKAATNHVTPEEKEQVYRERQKYCKEWRKRKRMATELSDAILEGYPKSKKQFFEEVGIETDEDYNVKLPDP
- the MLX gene encoding max-like protein X isoform X5 — protein: MRGPCPALRLSFVGWWVWVTWKCLASSSRQGARPLAGFRFGGLEMTEPVASPDDPWVKVEYAYSDNSLDPDDEDSDYHQESYKESYKDRRRRAHTQAEQKRRDAIKRGYDDLQTIVPTCQQQDFSIGSQKLSKAIVLQKTIDYIQFLHKEKKKQEEEVSMLRKDVTALKIMKVNYEQIVKAHQDNPHEGEDQVSDQVKFNVFQGIMDSLFQSFNASISVASFQELSACVFSWIEEHCKPQTLREIVIGVLHQLKNQLY